TCTCGATTTCTTCGAAGTCACATGTCTGGCAGTAAAATGACATTGCTGAGGAGGTGTTTAACATTCATTTCAATCCAGGTGACACTAAGGGATGTCTGATAAAGTCATCTGTCCATGTGGGCGTCTTACTACAAGATTCACATTGAGTCATTGAGAGAGGCTGTGTGTGGGGTGAGACCACAAGTGTATTCACTCTGTAAAGTAGCACAGATGCACGATGCTGTGAGACACCACGAGCTGACAGAACATGCCTGTAAAATTAAACAGGTTTTTATTAAATCAGTTCTTTGCAGTGcttcagttttatttttgggaAGTGTAGCATAGTCATGCCTTAATAAAATAGTACTGTGGTGTTAACAAACATTAGCATGACATCATCTTCATAAACCATAGTGGTACGTATTTgttgacagacaaatagatagatagattcattCAACAGGaacaagagtcatttgttcatgaatcattcTAATGAATCATTCCAAATGGCTAAACTAGTCTCACGCTGCATGTTTGTCTTTCACTGATTCAAACCGATACCTTGTGAGTTGTTTCGTACGATTCATACAATGAACCAGTTCATAAGAACCATTTGGAATGATTCAATCAAAGAACCGGTTTATTTGTTCATGTTCCGCTTCATTGAACCGGAGTCATTGGTTCATGAATCATTCTAATGAATCATTCCAAATGGCTATACTAGTCTCACGCTGCGTGTTTGTACTTCACTGATTCAAACCAATACCTTGTGTGTTAGTGAGTTGTTTCGTATGATTCATACAATGAACCTGTTCATTAGAACCATTTGGAATGATTCAATCAAAGAACCGGTTCATGGGAGTCATTTGGAATGATTTATTCAAAGATtcagtttatttgtttgtgttccggtTCATTCAGCAGAAactgagtcatttgttcatgaatcattcTAATGAATCATTCCAAATGGCTATACTAGTCTCGTGTTGTGTGTTTGTCCATTTAGAATGATCCAAAGAACCAGTTCACGAGAGTCATTTAGAATGATCCAAAGAACCAGTTCACGAGAGTCATTTAGAATGATCCAAAGAACCAGTTCACGAGAGTCATTTAGAATGATCCAAAGAACCAGTTCATGAGAGTCATTTAGAATGATCCAAAGAACCAGTTCATGAGTCATTTAGAATGATCCAAAGAACCAGATCATAGGAGTCATTTAGAATGATCCAGAGTCATTTAGAATGATCCAAAGAACCAGATCATGAGAGTCATTTAGAATGATCCAAAGAACCAGTTCATGAGAGTCATTTAGAATGATCCAAAGAACCAGTTCATGAGAGTCATTTAGAATGATccaaagaaccagttcataagagtcatttagaaTGATccaaagaaccagttcataagagtcatttagaaTGATCCAAAGAACCAGTTCATGAGAGTCATTTAGAATGATCCAAAGAACCAGTTCATGAGAGTCACTTAGAATGATccaaagaaccagttcataagagtcatttagaaTGATccaaagaaccagttcataagagtcatttagaaTGATACATTCAAAGAACCAGTTAATTCcaaaaagtcattttatttttactagCTGACTATAGTAATCTAGAGTTGCATATTTGTTCTTGATATCAGCCAACGTACACaacaaaatcaaagatggtggcGTTGGTATTACTGCATTTAATCGTATTCAGTTCAAACAGCATGCTTGCAACTCTTTTATAACTATGGTTTCTTTCGCCGTGGTGCTGAACATTTGAACAGTGGTGCAGGATACACGTAATTGCTTTTATACATCCCATTAGGTAATATATTACCATGTACAACTCTTCCATTGCAAAAAAAAGTTTAGCATGTGGCCTGAATTTCTCCTTTATTATAAATACACCAAACAGCAGACAAGCTCAAGAGATTCTTCATTCATTACATGAAACATAACATCTAACTGTATAACAGTGCTGGTACCATAACATACAGAACATGAACTCAGTACaaggaaacaaaacaacaaacagcAGTAAATGAAAATGTCTAATGATGCATTTTTCCCATATATGAAATCAAGTGAGGACGAAACACAAATCAGACAGTTTAGTCATGTGATCAAATTCATTTCCTCTAATGTATAAACAATAAACCCTACAAAAGCTTAATAAGACTACATTAGTTAGGAAGCATATCCTGATGCTCACCacaagtcattcacatctgcctTTCCAAATGAATATCAGACAAACAAATGATTCATGAAGACCTCCACAATATTCAGAGGGTGTTACGAGAAATGAGCATTTCAGAAAATAGCAATGTCGGGCGAATCTTAGAAATCCTGTCAAGAACACGCCCCCCTCAATGGCCCCGTTTTTGCTAAATTCACCTAGTAATGCTCTTCCAATCATTTGCTATAATTGACCAACAGGGGGTAGGATTGTACTGCAAATTTTGACTAATACATCTAGTTGTAACACACAGTGTTGGTTTATATTAGTCCAGATTAGTGTTaaaaaataattctctactatgcCAATGGATGTTACTTCAGGACAAAAGAGTTTGCAAAGAGATTTCAcctaaatataaacacacacactatatatatacacatttatgtatgtatgtatgcgtgtatatatgtgtgtgtgtgtatatatatatatagtgtgtgtgtgtgtgtgtgtataatacacacacacaatatatatatatatatatatatacacacacacacacacacacacacacatacatgtatgcatatatatatattatacacacacacacacacacacacacacacacacttttatctcATGCTCATCTGTTCAAATATCAAAAGTGTACAggaagaccgatatatcggtttgacAGATTAATCTGTGCTTTCTGTAACGAtcattatctgcaaaaatctatggcaATAGTTGCCGATTTccccatttcaaaataagagtccctgctGTGTTTCGGGCTTGCTTATACATAAAAGTCCCGTTTTATGCATTcaatctttattatttattttggttgaactgcatcagggattttattcatttaggactctttgtctgtgcaTCATAgtaagaaaatattatatatttttttgttaaatgaataattgcattttaaaaacaattggcAGATAAATCAAAGTTCACTGTCGGTCGACCTCTACAGAGTTTTGCAGCAATGAGTTGTGATCACAATGAACACAGTTTTCAGCACCAGCATCCAGACAAAATGTGTTGCTACTTTTaacagctaatatatatatatgaaaaagtctgattattattattgcacatgcaaatcaaaatataataaacaaattaagaaaataaaacaaaaatggcaacaaaaaaaagctGCTTGACCCACAAAAATAACTAATGATTATCAGAAAGGATTAAAGGTTTAGACTCTTTTTAAATAGTCTGAAGGAGaaatacaaaaaggaaaaaaaaaatatcaacaaattaacatcaatttaaattaaaacacgtgaaaggcaaaaaaatattttttgttttaggtACGGGGGAAAAGTACAATAAATTCATGATATTGAGCGAGACTGCAATACATCTGCAGATGTTCTCAAAATATAATTCAACTGGCGGATGCAATTAGTATTATGCAAATTAGCTCAAATTGGTTACTACCTAACCCTAAAAATAAACAGACATGTCAAAGACAGTAAAACTGCCTTGTTGACTTGGTATTAACCATGTGGCTGTCTATTCCTTTCTGAACATGTTTTAATGGTAGATAAtggatacaaaataaatatggagCTTCCCTTTCAGGctcttataatacatttataatgacattttataCAATATTATACAATACTGAACAATAATTTTCCATGAGAGACACAAACCCCAGTGGATCCTTTCATTAGGAGCAGCTCCATTTTCATTTACCAGCAGCCAAATTAAATTTTGCACACCGTAATTCAGTTTATGATTACCGCTGAATTtcacaaaaactgtaaacacatcCAGGTCATAtctcagaaaatatattttgcataaagaaaataaagtctatttttttatgaccattttgaaggttttttttgcactgtgacattgtattcatgacaattaagcacattttcctcaTTACTGAAATGCATTGGGGAAATTAATGAGCGAATACACGATGCACCAAACTCTTAATGGCACTAAAAATTTGCTTCATTTTATTTCTGCAAAGTACAATTCCCCTTTTGATTTTAGGGGGGTGGAATATGACCCGGAAAATTCACTCATTCATAATTTCATTTATAAAACCATCATGAACATGTACACTTCATATTTCGCCCCAAAAATCAAAAGGGAAAAaagttgaaattatattttttaaaatagcaATATAATTTCTTGACAATTAAAAATTGGTTGGAATATCATCAAGAGATTCAAGACACAAGTCCAcccaaaaatcaaaaggaaaaaataagaaatgatattttgaataaagaaaatgaattttaaataacattaatatttttgacattttcatgacaattaagcatattttCCCCAAACCATTGCCACAATGCGATGGGGGTAAAAAAACGTGCACAGACCAAATTCATTTTCTTAGAGCAAAATATAAGTTCATGTTTTATTCGATTTTTGGGTCAAATATCACCCAGACATGTGTTTTCAAAAGATTCACTCATATTGGGAGTATTATATAACAATGGGAATAATGTGACAAATGGCACGGACACTCGCAAAGGCATCTCAACCACAACACTTTGCACGCTTCTCGAAAATAGAAATTTTTTCTTATAATTTCATCAAGCAAAATTGAAATAGAAAAAACTAAAAGCGTGACGTATTTCAGTACCAAATTACAAAGATATCAAAGGCTCTGCACGCTTTCGCTGAAGTCCGTTTACACTCAACGGCTCATCAAGTCATTAAACATTCAGTATCGCGCACATACAACCAATCCAAAATCCCTTTCGGTACCGTTTGATCTTACATAACACAAACCCACAAAGTTTGGGAGtacacaaaagaaaagaaaaccacGAAAATGTGGTCTCTGTACACATGTCCCATTTTTCGGCATTTGTTCCACTAAACTTTAAGAACTGCTGTTTGCGTCGCTCGCTTGCTAGTCTTCTTCATGCGACTACGGGCGTAGACGCGGAGGAAAAGGGCGAGGAAGACCACGGACACGCCGAAGCCGCCCACCATGGTGACGGCGTGACCGTAGATGAAGCAGGACAAAAGGATAGCGAAGGCCTGGCGTAGAGTCATGATTATCGTGAAGACAGCCGCTCCGAATTGCGAGATGGTATAGAAGATGAACAGTTGACCACACGCCGAGCAAGCGGACAGCAAAACGGCATGGAAAGCGAACTCCGAGTAACGCGACATGAACGCTACGGAATCGAAGAAGGCGCCTTGCTCCAGGAGAGAGCCGACAGTGAAGAGACAAGAGAAGAGGTTAACGCCAAACATCATCTGGACGGACGACATCTTGTATTTGAAGAGGTTGTCCTGCCAGTTGGAGGTGAAGCTGTCGAAAACGATGTATCCGCCCAGGATGATGACGCCCGAGAAGGTGGTAACGGTGGACGGATGTTTGTTGGTGGAACTGGACAGCAGGAACATGCTGACGCCAACTGAGATCAGGACAGCTGTGAGATACTCCCAGTATTCATAGCTTTTGTGTGAGACAATCTTGCCCATCAGCATCACGGGTATCACCTTAGAAGCTTTGGCCAACACCTGGTGCAGCACAAAGGATGGACAATTGTTTATTTCTTTGAAGGTATTGCACAAAATAAAACAGTATACTGTTTGACTTGGGAAAAGCCCTGAAAGGATCCGGTTCCAAAAAACAGCCAAATCAAAACAAAtctgatttaataaaaataataaagaaaaaaacatatattgGCTGATACCTACAATTGAAGtcagccaaacacatttaaactcagtttttcacaattcctgacatttaatcatagaaaacattccctgtcttaggtagTTCGGATCACGacttcattttaagaatgtgaaatgtcagaataatagtcaagagaatgatttatttcagcttttatatctttcatcacattctagtgggtcagaagtttacatacactttgttagcatttggtagcgttgcctttaaattgtttaacttgggtcaaatattttggggagCTTCCACAAGCGTCTCGCAAtaagaattttggcccattcctccaggcagaactggtgtaactgagtcaggtttgttggcctccttgcacGAACacgcttttcagttctgcccacaaattttctatctgaCTCGagtcagggttttgtgatggccactccaataccttgactttgttgtccttaagccatattGCCACAACTTTTtgggaggtatgcttggggggTCATTGGGGAGCTTTAACATCCtggatgatgtcttgagatgttgcctcaatatatccacataattgtccttcctcatgatgtcatccattttgtgaagtgcaccagtccctcctgcagcaaagcacccccacaacatgatgctgcacccccatgcttcacggttgggatggtgttcttcggcttgtgatcctcaccctttttcctccaaatatatcgatggtcattatggccaaacagttcaatttttgaggacatttctccaaaagtaagatctatGTCCCCATTGTGCACTTGCAAAATGTAGTCTAgtgtttttat
This sequence is a window from Xyrauchen texanus isolate HMW12.3.18 chromosome 30, RBS_HiC_50CHRs, whole genome shotgun sequence. Protein-coding genes within it:
- the LOC127623611 gene encoding adenosine 3'-phospho 5'-phosphosulfate transporter 1-like, whose protein sequence is MPLFPWSVWFGVVLSVLPAVLADAEDASLLGGWQDIWLFRLFLNVLGYATFIIPGYFLISYFKRINYLETGRGLCFPFIKTCVFGNESKTGLLDDVSSSPRNEAESSSSAQQAIKLIFCAAGLQVSYLTWGVLQERVMTRSYGATEVEGSGERFKDSQFLVFMNRILALTVSGLCCVVFKQPRHGAPMYKYSFASLSNILSSWCQYEALKYISFPTQVLAKASKVIPVMLMGKIVSHKSYEYWEYLTAVLISVGVSMFLLSSSTNKHPSTVTTFSGVIILGGYIVFDSFTSNWQDNLFKYKMSSVQMMFGVNLFSCLFTVGSLLEQGAFFDSVAFMSRYSEFAFHAVLLSACSACGQLFIFYTISQFGAAVFTIIMTLRQAFAILLSCFIYGHAVTMVGGFGVSVVFLALFLRVYARSRMKKTSKRATQTAVLKV